A stretch of DNA from Pseudoliparis swirei isolate HS2019 ecotype Mariana Trench chromosome 5, NWPU_hadal_v1, whole genome shotgun sequence:
ttgCATATATGTGTTTGTTGGGGTAATTGGTGGAGTTCTTTTGGCTTCTAGCGCTCCCTgacatgtttgtgtatatgggcccctgttaaataaaatattatttaaataaactaaattattaaaaatcttataaaaaataaaaaaattaagattcgagatttaaacaaataaatctaaatatgatttcttttaaatatttgcAACCGTGCAGCCGGGGACGCGCATTTAACTACGGCGCGCGCCCCCACTCGCTCCTGCAAGCGCGGTTccttgaggaagaggaagaagaagaggaagaagaagagggaggtcgATTGAACTCTGTTAAAGTCGAGCTTCATCTTCATGGCGCCACCGCAGAATTCAAACACGACCGCGAGGCACGCGGACGGAGCTCGCGCCAAGCCCGGGAAAGGAGAGGTGAAGGTACGACACCTagcggctacacacacacacacacacacacacacaccgctgctcCCGCACGTGCGTTTCTCCTGGTATCCACTAATAACTTATTTCACAACATGCGTTTCttagaaataaaataagaaagcaGAAGTTACAGTTGAggtgaaaacattttttagtTTATAGAAACATTTGAATCGTTAATATGAGAAGTTGCTTGGCGACGATCGCAACAGGCGTTTTTATTCAACCGCCCTGTGACGTCACTGGCCCGGATGCGCGCACACCCCCGGAAGTGAAACAATGGCCGGCGGTCCCCCTCGAAAAAAAAGGCACGTTTTATTCAAGAGAATACAGTCCACGGTtacttaaataataattattatagcaGTTACAAGAAGCAAATAAATAATGCAACACAAATAGCGATTAAAACGAATTAATTACTTCCAAACTTTATAAATGCATAATGTTCAAATCTGAATATTTTGAGCATTTACaagttataaaatatataaacaatccAAGTCAATCTAAAAGCACACATATTAAAATTAAAGTGAATACTTTGATGTAAGACACCGTTCATGatttttatatctttatatagaAAATAAGGTAGCTAGTTTTACTAAGCATCTCAGAAGTTATCTTAtgttatatacattattattacaaagGAGGTGTTGGGTTAATTAACACATGAAAACATTTCAAATTAATGCGTCATGTACTtctgaaaatacatttaataccaCTGGAGTAGAAACGACCGTCTGGTAATCCTCAACTATTTTGTCTAATAACTCGCAGCGGGGCCAAACTTTTCTTTATtacaaaaccctttaaaaaattaataattcaaactgTCTGAATGTTTCATTTTAACAACATACGGTACACAACCAGAACAAATCTCACAGATTATTAAAAACGTCCTCATATATCAAACGGGTGCATCGGACCGGTCCGGTTAAAACGCGTTAATACATTCAGAGGTCAAGAGGTATGACGCCGACGGCAGAACATTGAAcatcaagagaagaagaagaagtcctgaAGGAGTTTCGGGTAAATGGATCCAGGCgaagctcctgctcctcctcctcctcctcctcctcggcccgTCAGTTCCCGAAGAGGCTGAGCTCCTCCTGGATCTCGGCCTCGTCCCAGGGCCCCTGGATGTTGTCCTTGTGCCTCtgcagccgcagcagcagcagcgggcaGAGCAGCGTGACGCTCCCCAGGGCGAGGGCCAGGAGCGCGGCGCCCCCCGGCCACCGGGACCCCAGGCCGACCACGCCCGCCACGCACACGCCCGCGCACACCCCGGCGAACCGCCCGGGGGCGTCGGCCCTCAGCCTCTGCAGCAGGCAGGGCCACAGGGCGAACACCAGCAGGGCGCAGGTCACCATGGCGAAGGTGTGCAGCGCCCCGGGCAACCGCGACGCCAAGCACACCGAGGCGAACAGCGCCGCGTTCAGGGACAGGCTGCCGGGCGGCGAGGGCCGGGCGTACGGGAAGGACGCCAGGTGGGCCAGCAGCATGGCGGCGGACATGGCGTGCACCGTGTCGGTGCTCACCGACTCCGTCAGCGTCTTCAGGACCGGAGAGAAGCcgaaggtgaaggagaggaagatggtGGCGCTCTGCAAGTCGGCCAGCCGGGTGCGGCGGTCGCAGCCGGAGTCGACCGGGGGCGGCAGGGCCTGGTGTAGCCCGTAGCCCAGCAGGGCGCCGGCCAGGCAGGTCCACAACAGGGTCTCGGGGGACAGCAGAccctaaaggggggggggcagcggactaattacacacacacacacacacaaagaaagaagaggactCCGTGTGCTCGGGGGCCTTACCTGCTCCATGTAGAGCCACAGGGTGATGAAGATGGCCACGCAGGACAGCTGCTCGCCGACGAAGCCCGCCTCCCGCACCACGGCCCAGTACCGGTACCGACGGACGCCCTCGTTCCGCCGCAGCTCCCCCAGGAACCGCCGGTCCACGTAGTTGTCCGGGAACGGCTGGCGCTCC
This window harbors:
- the pigc gene encoding phosphatidylinositol N-acetylglucosaminyltransferase subunit C: MGPDGAPAPAVPWRKVLWERQPFPDNYVDRRFLGELRRNEGVRRYRYWAVVREAGFVGEQLSCVAIFITLWLYMEQGLLSPETLLWTCLAGALLGYGLHQALPPPVDSGCDRRTRLADLQSATIFLSFTFGFSPVLKTLTESVSTDTVHAMSAAMLLAHLASFPYARPSPPGSLSLNAALFASVCLASRLPGALHTFAMVTCALLVFALWPCLLQRLRADAPGRFAGVCAGVCVAGVVGLGSRWPGGAALLALALGSVTLLCPLLLLRLQRHKDNIQGPWDEAEIQEELSLFGN